In Dermacentor albipictus isolate Rhodes 1998 colony chromosome 6, USDA_Dalb.pri_finalv2, whole genome shotgun sequence, the following proteins share a genomic window:
- the LOC135908303 gene encoding uncharacterized protein isoform X5, with amino-acid sequence MDSASLGLSVRALQRKRQAESAHPADVARRQAAKSQAKAKLLAETPEQREARLARYRVYYQARKRGKTEATATAAVGQQHEQQRDEPIDTSNGTHNTFRLAAGSTATARSHRDFTDNPLGSVGNMGERTRPANDLTAVCAGSTAGDSIGLKREVADTPPDTGGDSLDLLIPLSPLVHGQRGKNRSCAPDAALNGCSRSAAEELSLWTSGQHGCGKPGSRLESAQGGVHPVRLTMDAPSTPCNGNL; translated from the exons ATGGATAGCGCGTCACTTGGGCTATCCGTGCGTGCGCTTCAGCGCAAGCGACAGGCTGAATCCGCCCATCCAGCAGATGTAGCTAGACGGCAGGCTGCAAAATCTCAAGCAAAGGCAAAGTTGCTTGCTGAAACACCGGAGCAGAGGGAGGCCAGATTAGCACGTTATAGGGTATATTACCAAGCGCGGAAGCGTGGCAAGACCGAAGCTACTGCAACCGCCGCCGTCGGTCAGCAACACGAACAACAAAGAGACGAACCCATTGATACAAGCAACGGCACCCACAACACATTTCGGCTGGCGGCAGGCTCGACTGCGACGGCCAGGTCTCACCGCGACTTCACGGACAACCCGTTGGGCAGCGTGGGTAACATGGGTGAAAGGACGCGGCCCGCCAATGACTTGACTGCG GTGTGTGCTGGTTCCACGGCAGGTGACAGTATCGGACTGAAACGCGAGGTCGCTGACACACCTCCAGACACAg GCGGTGATTCGTTGGACTTGCTTATTCCGCTTTCCCCACTGGTTCATGGGCAACGTGGCAAAAATCGGTCCTGTGCTCCTGATGCTGCATTGAA TGGCTGCTCCAGGAGTGCTGCAGAGGAGCTGTCTTTGTGGACAAGTGGTCAGCACGGATGTGGGAAGCCAGGCTCCAGGTTGGAAAGTGCGCAGGGAGGTGTCCATCCAGTGCGGCTTACAATGGATGCCCCCTCTACCCCTTGCAATGGAAATCT atga
- the LOC135908303 gene encoding uncharacterized protein isoform X4, with translation MDSASLGLSVRALQRKRQAESAHPADVARRQAAKSQAKAKLLAETPEQREARLARYRVYYQARKRGKTEATATAAVGQQHEQQRDEPIDTSNGTHNTFRLAAGSTATARSHRDFTDNPLGSVGNMGERTRPANDLTAVCAGSTAGDSIGLKREVADTPPDTGGDSLDLLIPLSPLVHGQRGKNRSCAPDAALNGCSRSAAEELSLWTSGQHGCGKPGSRLESAQGGVHPVRLTMDAPSTPCNGNLSISDSW, from the exons ATGGATAGCGCGTCACTTGGGCTATCCGTGCGTGCGCTTCAGCGCAAGCGACAGGCTGAATCCGCCCATCCAGCAGATGTAGCTAGACGGCAGGCTGCAAAATCTCAAGCAAAGGCAAAGTTGCTTGCTGAAACACCGGAGCAGAGGGAGGCCAGATTAGCACGTTATAGGGTATATTACCAAGCGCGGAAGCGTGGCAAGACCGAAGCTACTGCAACCGCCGCCGTCGGTCAGCAACACGAACAACAAAGAGACGAACCCATTGATACAAGCAACGGCACCCACAACACATTTCGGCTGGCGGCAGGCTCGACTGCGACGGCCAGGTCTCACCGCGACTTCACGGACAACCCGTTGGGCAGCGTGGGTAACATGGGTGAAAGGACGCGGCCCGCCAATGACTTGACTGCG GTGTGTGCTGGTTCCACGGCAGGTGACAGTATCGGACTGAAACGCGAGGTCGCTGACACACCTCCAGACACAg GCGGTGATTCGTTGGACTTGCTTATTCCGCTTTCCCCACTGGTTCATGGGCAACGTGGCAAAAATCGGTCCTGTGCTCCTGATGCTGCATTGAA TGGCTGCTCCAGGAGTGCTGCAGAGGAGCTGTCTTTGTGGACAAGTGGTCAGCACGGATGTGGGAAGCCAGGCTCCAGGTTGGAAAGTGCGCAGGGAGGTGTCCATCCAGTGCGGCTTACAATGGATGCCCCCTCTACCCCTTGCAATGGAAATCT
- the LOC135908303 gene encoding uncharacterized protein isoform X6 — protein sequence MEKESELAAQRRRRAEKLNSSDPEVVAWQLAVERRKNEQKKAKRTAETPEQREERLAKRRRQEAQRRARPSQQQQQQDAIDDVKARRVCAGSTAGDSIGLKREVADTPPDTGGDSLDLLIPLSPLVHGQRGKNRSCAPDAALNGCSRSAAEELSLWTSGQHGCGKPGSRLESAQGGVHPVRLTMDAPSTPCNGNLSISDSW from the exons ATGGAGAAGGAGAGCGAACTTGCTGCTCAGCGGCGCAGAAGAGCGGAGAAGCTTAACTCATCGGATCCCGAAGTAGTTGCCTGGCAATTAGCGGTTGAGCGTAGGAAGAACGAGCAGAAGAAGGCTAAACGTACTGCGGAGACACCGGAGCAAAGGGAGGAACGTCTAGCAAAGCGGCGTCGCCAGGAGGCTCAGCGACGTGCCCGACCAtctcagcagcaacaacaacaagacGCCATCGATGACGTCAAGGCTCGCCGA GTGTGTGCTGGTTCCACGGCAGGTGACAGTATCGGACTGAAACGCGAGGTCGCTGACACACCTCCAGACACAg GCGGTGATTCGTTGGACTTGCTTATTCCGCTTTCCCCACTGGTTCATGGGCAACGTGGCAAAAATCGGTCCTGTGCTCCTGATGCTGCATTGAA TGGCTGCTCCAGGAGTGCTGCAGAGGAGCTGTCTTTGTGGACAAGTGGTCAGCACGGATGTGGGAAGCCAGGCTCCAGGTTGGAAAGTGCGCAGGGAGGTGTCCATCCAGTGCGGCTTACAATGGATGCCCCCTCTACCCCTTGCAATGGAAATCT